A stretch of DNA from Candidatus Spechtbacterales bacterium:
TTCGTATTGATCCTGAGGGAATATCCGCATCGTCGTGTACAAGGATAAAAGAGTTTGGATTTAACTTTTTAGCATCTACAAGCTCCTTTATGGCAAGACCTGACTTGTTCATAAAAGTTAGTGGTTTTGCCAGAACTACTTTTCTGTCTTTTGTTTTTCCTGTGTAGTACAGCGTTTTTTTGGTTTCGGTTTCTTTAAACTCCACCCCTTCTTTTTCAAGAGCATTCATTATTAAATCAACAACCTCGTACCCCGCGTTATGGGGAGTATTGTTGTATTCTTGTCCCGGATTGCCCAGGCCCACAATTGTAATGGTTTTTTTTAATTTCATGATGAAAAAAGAATTCTGAATTTTGAATTTTGAATAAAATTCTAATGACCGAATGTTTTAAAAATTAAGACATTAATACATTTAATTAAAATTAAAAATTAGAAATTTAAAATTAATTCAAAGTTTTATCTATAAAACTTTGAATTTGTGAATAGTCTTCATATCCCGCTGTCGGGTGCAGTGTGTAAAGCATTTGTCCGTTAGAGTCTGTCATATCTGAGTATAACAGATTATTAAGAGTAGGTGTAATTGTGTACATCTCTACACTGTCCGCGCCCATTTTGTTGAGCACCGGTTCTATTTGCAGGAATTGCAATATAGATATATCTGTTGAAAAATATTCCTGATATGTTTCAATTATGTCCCCTTTATCCTCATTTAGTAGGCCATCTCCACTGCTTATTTTTTCCAGTATCGCGATAATAAGTTTTTGTTGCCTTGCCATTCTGTCAAAATCCCCCCCGGCCCTGCCTCTGTCTCGTATGTAGAACAATGCCTCCTCTCCGTTCTTGTGACCCTCTTCGGTTTCTACGCCGCCTATTAAATCAACAACCTTTTCTGTACCCGCAAGGTTTATAACAATAGAGTAGTGTATATTTTGCCCGGTTATTTCCCTAACCTTACTTTTCATTATTTCTGTTTTTTGCGCGTCCGGAATTTCAGTGCCTCCTGCCAATCTGTATAGTTCATTTATTTTTTGGAACGCCCCATCATGAGATATCCAAAGGTCTCTGGGAAGAGAAAATAAATACGCCTTTTGAGTTTCGTGTTCTAAGCTCAGTAGTATTATTGTGTCCGCGACATCTCCGGATATATAATCTTCGCCGCTTATTCCCAGAAGCAGTATATTTGTTTTGCCGTTTTCCGAGTGTAATTGTGTTTTTTCAGCCAAGGTTTTAAAAGAGGGTACAGTTATTTTTTCCGGGCTCTTTATGTCCGCAGGTGTTTCCATCTGCGCGGTTTGGCGTATACTGCCGGCAAGATGTGAAAGCCCCCAGGCAACACCCAATACTACTCCGAACAGAGCCAGAGAACCTATGGCGGCAAGCACTGTTTTGCTTTTTATAAACTTCATTATTGTTATTTTTGTTTTTAATCCTCAGCTTCAGCATAGCCCCCTAAATACATTTAGTAAAGTGGGGATTATGCTTTAAAATAAGGATTTTAGGGTAATTGCCAAGCCATATTTATTGTGATAATATAAGGTTGCACTGTCGGGAAATCAGTTCGATTTTGCACAATTACAGACATGAACGAAAAACTTCGCGGAACATTAGATTTTATATGGGATATCTCTAAGATAATCCTTATTTCGCTTGTCATTATTATACCGATAAGGTACTTTGTGGTGCAGCCATTTTTTGTGAGGGGCGCCAGTATGGAGCCTACATATCAGCAGGGAGATTACCTTTTAGTTGATGAAATATCATATCGTTTTTCAGAACCAAAAAGAGGCGAGGTTATAATTTTTCGCTTCCCGGGAAATCCTTCGCAGTTTTACATAAAAAGAATAATCGGCCTTCCCGGTGAAACAGTTATTGTAAATGACGGGGGGGTTACAGTAGTAAGTGACGACAATCCCGATGGCCTGACTCTGGAAGAAGATTACATACGCAACATAAATACAGACGGAACACTGGAGGTAGAGCTTAATGGAAATGAGTACTTTGTTATGGGAGATAACCGCCTCGCAAGCTACGACTCAAGAAGATGGGGGCCGTTGGCCGAAAACTTTATAATAGGCAAGGTGTTTGTACGCGCATGGCCCTTTGAACAATTTGGTGTAATAGAAGCACCAGCTTACTAAACTATATGTCAAAAGAAAAAAAGAAACAATTTAGAACACCCACAGGAATGCACGATATTTTGCCTAATGAGCAATACATCTGGCAGTATTTTTGGAGGATGGCCGAAGACACAGCAGGCTTTTATAATTATGAGAGGATAGATACGCCAATGATAGAGCAGACCGAGCTTTTTGAAAAAGGAACAGGACAGGGGACTGACATTGTGCAAAAGGAGATGTTTTCTTTCAAAACCAAAGGAGGAGACAGTTTAACTCTTCGCCCTGAAGGGACACCATCAGTAGCAAGAGCATTTATACAAAATGGAATGAGAAAATGGACATCTCCTGTTAAGGTGTATTACGGAGGTCCTATGTTTAGACACGAAAAACCACAGCGTGGCAGGTTTCGCCAGTTTTACCAGTTTGGACTGGAGACAATAGGGGAAGAAGATGCTGCAAGAGATGCTGAAATAATAAATACAACATTCAAAATATTAGAACGTTTACGCCTGACGCAGGTGTGTATGGAGATAAACTCCATAGGGTGCAAAGCTTGTCGCCCCAGATATATAAAAGCTTTAAAGAATTATTACAGGTATAGGTTAAAACAAGTTTGCGCGGACTGCCGCGAAAGGTACAAGAGCAGTCCTTTGCGCCTTTTGGACTGTGACCAGGAAAAGTGCCAAAGAGTTAAGACCGAGGCTCCCCAGATAGTGGATGATCTTTGTAATGACTGTAATGAGCACTTTAAAGAGGTCTTAGAAATTCTTGATTTTGTAAATATACCCTACATACTGAATCCTCATCTTGTGCGCGGATTGGATTATTACACAAGAACAGTTTTTGAGATATTTTTGGGGGATGTTACAGAAACTCCGTCAATTTCTGAAGGTGGCGACACCCCTAAAAGACTTGCAATTGCATCAGGAGGCAGGTATGATAATCTCGTTAAATTTTTGGGAGGAAATGATGCTCCCGCCGTAGGTGTTGCAATGGGTGTTGAAAGAATAATTGAGGCGATGAAGGCTAATGATAAATTGCCTAAGAAGCCTCAGGGACCAAGAGTTTTTGTTGTACAACTTGGAGACAGGGCAAAAAAGAGGGCGTTTCTTCTGTTTGAAGAGTTCCGCAAAGAAGGTATCGCGGCAAGAGAGGCTTTGGGTAGGGATTCTATTAGCGCGCAGTTAAAACTGGCAAACAAATATAAGGCTGATTTGGCAATAATAATAGGACAAAAAGAGGTTTTAGATAAAGTTGCAATAATAAGGGAAATGGACACAGGAACCCAGGAGACAATACCTGAAGAAAAGCTGATTAAAGAGATTAAAAAGAGGTTAAGCAAGAAAAGGTAAAGTAATTCTTAGCGAACGAGAAGCGTGAGCTTAGTAGTACTCACCGAGCACTCAATCTTAATTTTTTAAAAAATTAAGATTGAGTGCTCGGTGCTCATGAATGTAAGTTCGTATTGCGCAAGCAAGCTTGCTTACACTCACTAACTATTCATGGCAGATATTTTTTGCAGGATAATACAAGGAGAGGTAGCGGGTGAATTTCTGTTTGAAGATGACGATTTGGTGGTATTGAAAGATATAGCCCCAAAAGCCCCGGTACATTACCTGGTTATACCTAAAAAACATATTTCAACGATAAACGATGTAGCAGAAGAAGATTCCGAACTTTTAGGAAAAATGGTACTGGCCGCTAAGAGAACCGCAAAGGAAAAAGGAATAGAAGAAGGTTACAAGCTTGTTTATAATGTCGGGGAAAGAGGTGGTCAGGAAGTGCTACACATCCACTTGCATGTGTTGGGGGGCTGGAAAGAACAGTAAATGTAAATTACAATATAAAATTAAAAAACTAAATTATTTCGCGAAGCGAATTCCAAAATTTTAAATTTTGAATTTGATTGAGCGAAGCGCCTGCCTGCCGGCAGGCAGGCCTGCCTGCCGTGTTAGAGAATGCGGCGCAGGTAGAAAGAAACATGGTAAATACAACAAACAAAAACACAAGAACCGGAATGGAAGTCCGTAAAAAAGGGGGAGAGTCTGTTGGTAGCCTGAGCAGGCGCTTTACACAAAAGGTTCGCGGAAGCGGAGTTTTGATGGAAGTGCGTGGAAGGTCTTTCTACAAGCCAAAGCAGAATAAAAAGGCAAGAAGAAAGAGTGCCTTGGTTCGTGCGGAGCGCAGGAAAGAGTACGCAAAGTTGCGCAAGTGGGGAAAGGTAAAATAAGTGATTTATTAACGAAAACGAGCACAGCGAAATTTGAGTTTAGAAAGAACTTACCCCACCGTAATTTTGCCTTCTAACTATCAAACAGTCTTGTAATTAGAGATAATTGTTTAACGCAGCGGCGCAGAGGGTGAATAACCCCGAGCCTGCCTGCCGGCAGGCAGGCGTAGCGAGTGCGCCGCCATTCACAGCAAGCAAAATTAGGGCGGGGTAACTCGCCATCTCCCTAGGCCTAACGGCCGGTGGCTAGACGTAAAGTCGCCATCCCGGCATAGCCTAGGGAGATGGCGGCCCAAAGGGCTTAGCCATAAAACTATGAGTTTAGTTGACCAGATACAGTCTGATATAAAAACAGCTTTAAAAGAAAAGGATGAGAAGGCATCCCTTGTTTTACGTTCGCTTAGTGCGGCTTTTAAAAACAAGGAAATAGAATTAGGTAAAAGAGAAGAGGGTTTGAGTGACGTTGAGGTGGAAGCAATAATATTAAGCGAGATAAAAAAGAGAAAAGAGGCTCGCCAGCAGTATGAAAAAGGTGGCCGAAGCGATTTGGTGGAAGAAGAGATGGCGGAAGAAAAAATTTTAGAAAAGTACGCTCCTGAACAAATGTCTGAAGACAAGCTTGAGAAGATAATTGATGATATAATAGAGAAAACAGAGGCAGCAGGAATGCAGGATATTGGCAAGGTGATGAAAGAGGTGATGGCACAGGTGGGCAACAATGCAGATGGTTCTTTAGTAAGCTTATTAGTTAGGAAAAAACTGCAATGATCTGTCGTGTTGTTAATGAGACCTCTTTTGATGTGAACGAGGAGATGCTCAAAAAGTGCGTTCGGGAGACTGTGCGGGCATTCGGTAAAAACGAAGACATTTCCTGCAGTATAGTAATAGCAGGTTTGGACAAGATAAGGGAGTTAAATGAAAAGTACTATAACAAAAAGGGCGCGACGGATGTTTTAACATTTTCTTCGGAAGAAGAGGATTATGCGGGGGATGTAGTTGTGTGTCCTTCGTACATAAAGGAAAGCACAGGGGAAGAAGGTTTTGAATGGGAGTTTTGCCACGTTGTGGTTCATGGCACCATACACCTTCTCGGAATACACCACGAAGAAGATGAAAAGAATGGACATACCAAGCAACATGAAAAAGAGGTAGAGATTATAAACAAGGTATTAAAGAATAATAATTAATTTTTCAGTCAACTTTTCATTTTAATCTTTTTAATGGCTAGGGAACATATAATTTGTGGAATAGATATAGGATCTCGTTATATATATACGGTTATTGCTTCGTTTTCAAATGATGTTCCCTTACCACAGATAATGGGGATGGGCAGAGCTCGCTCCGCGGGAATACGCAAAGGAATGATAAGCGATTCCGAGGATGCCATAGTTTCTATAAGCAAATCAGTCAAAGAAGCTGAAAAGATGGCGGGGGTATCAATAGGCAGCGCCTATGTCAGTATAGGCGGTAATCATATTACAAGCATGCCTTCAAGAGGTGTTGTTGCTGTTTCACGTGCTGATGGGGAAATATCAGGCGAAGATGTAGAACGCGTAAAAACAGCTGCCGCAACAGTTACACTTCCCCAGAATCGGGAGATTTTACACAACATACCGAGAGAGTTTATTTTAGATAATGAGTCCGGACTACGCGATGTTAATGGAATGAAAGGGTTAAGACTTGAGGCGGATACTTTAATAATAGCGGGTTCAACGGCTCACATTAAAAATATTACAAAGTGTGTAAATGACGCCGGGGTTGATGTTGACGGCTTTGTTTTAGCACCTATTGCTGCCGCGGAAGCCGTGCTCTCAAAACGACAAAAGGATCTAGGTGTTCTCTGTCTTAACATAGGAGCCGGCACAACCGAGTTGGCAGTTTTTGAAGAAGGTAATCTTATTTACGCGAACATACTTCCCTTGGGGGGGGACAATATAACAAACGACCTGGCAATAGGTCTCCGTATTAATGTTGATGTGGCCGAGCGTCTTAAGCGGGAATATGGCATGGCTTTGGCATCGGAGATACCAAAGAGAGATACAATAGATTTATCTCAGTATGACCCGAATGAAACAGAGGCTGTAAATCGCAAAGCTGTCGTAGAGATAATAGAGGCACGTCTTTTTGAGATATTTGATATGGTAAACAAGGAGCTTAGCTCCATAGGAAAGGAGGCATTTCTTCCGGGAGGAGTTGTACTTACGGGAGGCAGTGCCAAGATTCCTCATATAGTAGAGTCATGTAAAATGAAATTACGCCTGCCTGTACAGATAGGATTTCCACGGGATGTTGAGGGTGTCACAACTTCTATGGACGACCCTTCATATGCCGCTGTTCTCGGGCTTATATTTCACGGATATGAGGAGGGTGAATATACCGCGCGTTCGTTCTCAGGACCGGGAACTGCCTCATTTGCAAGAGCAGGAAGCAAGGTGAAAAAGTGGATGCGCTCTCTTCTGCCATAGGTTTAAAAGTTTTATAAACCCAATACAGACAAAATCCTCACAGGCTTTTTATTTTTGCCTTGACTTTTTGGTTTATTTTCTGTAACCTACACTATTGAACAAAGTTTGGCTTCAATATTTTTAAAAGTAAAAAGAAGCCCCGGGATTTAACCCTAAAATTAAATTTATTATTATGGCTCAAATTAAACCTGACATAGAAACATTTGCAAAAATAAAAGTTGTGGGAGTTGGTGGTTCGGGTTGCAACGCTATCAGCCGGATGATTGACTCTAAAATAGAAGGCGTGGAATTCGTCGCTATTAATACGGACGCTCAGGCTCTGCATCACTCAAACGCTCCTCTTAAAATAAATATTGGAAAGAACTTAACACGCGGTCTCGGAGCCGGTATGAATCCGGAAATAGGAAGGCAGGCAGCTGAAGAAAATCGGGACGAGATACAAGATGCTGTTAAAGGTGCCGATATGGTTTTTGTTACCTGCGGTATGGGAGGAGGAACCGGTACAGGCGCTTCAGCGGTTATTGCGGAAGCCGCCCGTGACTCAGGGGCACTAACAGTAGCTACCGTTACACGCCCCTTCAGTTTTGAAGGAGCTCAGCGCGCGCGTATTGCAGAAGAGGGTTTGAGCAAACTTAAAGAGCACGTGGATACTTTAATTGTTATAAACAATGATCGCCTTCTTCAGGTGATAGACCGAAAGACCTCTTTGATAAATGCTTTTGGGACAGTAGATGATGTTTTGCGCCAGGGAGTGCAGGGTATAAGCGACCTTGTTATACAGCCCGGTTTGGTCAATGTGGATTTTGCTGACATACGCGCAATAATGAGCGAGGCGGGAAGCGCGCTTATGGGAATTGGTCTAGCAAGTGGTGAAGAGAGGGCAATGGAAGCTGCTCGCGCTGCTATTAGCTCTCCTTTGCTTGATATCGCAATTGATGGAGCACGTGGAGTATTGTTCAGTGTTGCGGGAGGTGAAGACTTGGCAATGAGCGAGATAAATGATGCGGCTAAAATAATAACAGATTCAATTAATCCCGATGCCAGAGTTATTTTTGGGGCTGTAATAGACGACAAACTCAAAAAGGGAACTTTGAAAGTTACAGTAATAGCCACAGGGTTTTCAGACATGCCTGTAAGCAATACAGAGGAATTGGATTTCTCTGCGGTTACAGCACGCACCGCAAGTTTTAAAAAAGATGAGATAGAAGATGAAGCTGTGGCAGAAAAAGTAAAGGTAAATCGCGAAGATGACTTTCCTAAGCTGGCTACTAAAAATAACAAAGAAGAAAAGAGCGCTGTTGACGGCGATGATGACAAAGAAGAGGATTGGGATATCCCGACATTTATTAGAAAGAAGATGAAATAATCTATTTTTTAAATTTTTAAAATGGCACGCCACACGGCGTGCCATTTTTGGTATAATAAAGATAACACTTATTATTTTTCCACAGGGCACTTCGCTTGACTCGTGTTAAAATAAAACACCACTTAGAGAAATTCTCATCGGGAACTAATTCCATACCCCTAATAAATTTATTTTATTTTTTACCTCTTGGCACAAGGGATAAAAAAGAACACTAACTATGGCACGTATTCCTTTCACAACTCCATTTAAAAGAGTAAGAAAAAGAGACGGGCGTGTTGTTGAATGGGAACAGTCCCGTATCACCAGCGCAATCCGAAAAGCAATGACTAAGATGGAAGAGGGCAATCCTCAAAAGGACTCTGAAAGAATATCGGATAAAGTTGTCCAGTTGCTTGTTAAAAAATATCCCTCAAAACAGGTTTTAACCATTGAAGAAATTCAGGATGTTGTTGAAGACGCGCTTATTCTGATGGAGTTTCCAAAGACAGCGAAGGAATACATCGTTTACAGAAGAGAACGTGCCAAGGTGCGTGAGAGTCAAAGACATGTTCCCGAACATGTGCAGAAAAAAGCGGCAGAGAGTAAAAAATATTTTAAAAACAAATTAGGCGAGTTTATCTACTACAGGACTTATTCCCGATGGATAGAGGACGAGGGAAGGCGAGAGACATGGAGCGAGACAGTAGATCGTTATGTAGATTTTATGCGCGAGAATATCTCAAACGCGTTAAGTGAAGAGGAGTATGCGGAAGTTCGCGAAGCAATTTTAAAACAAGAAGTTATGCCTTCCATGCGCCTTATGTGGGGTGCTGGAGATGCGGCGCGAAAAACCAACGTTACCGGTTACAACTGTTCCTATATAGCCCCAAACCGCCTGGAGGATTTTGCAGAGATTATGTATCTTTCCATGTGTGGAACAGGAGTAGGTTTTTCCGCGGAAAGCAAGAATGTCCAACAACTGCCTATAATAAAACCGCAAACCGGAGATAAGTTAAAAACTCATGTTATAAAAGACTCAAAAGAAGGGTGGGGCGATGCCTTAACTCTCGCTCTTAAGACTTGGTATGACGGTAAAGATATAGATTTTGACTACTCGCAATTACGCCCTGCCGGAGCGCGACTCTTAACGATGGGTGGCAGAAGTTCCGGACCTGAACCTCTTAAAAATCTTATGGAGTTTTCGCGCGAAAAGATACTTGAAAAACAAGGGAAGCGCCTTACTAATCTGGATGTCCACGATATTATTTGTAAAATAGGAGAGGTTGTAGTTGCCGGAGGTGTAAGGCGGAGCGCTCTTATATCTATATCTGATTTAGACGATAAAGAGATGCGCCACGCAAAAGAGGGCAAGTTTTACATGTTTGAGCCACAGCGGCAAATGGCGAATAATTCAGCCGCGTATAATAAAAAACCCACAACCACGGAATTTATGGAAGAGTGGCTGGCGCTTGCTAAAAGTGGCACAGGTGAGAGGGGTATATTTAACAGAGCCGGCTTAAAACATCAGATGCCTGAACGCCGATGGAAGATAACAGCCCCGCACTGGGCCGACATGGGAACTAATCCATGCGGTGAGATAAACCTGCGAAGCAAGCAGTTCTGCAACCTTTCAGAGGTAGTATGCAGAAGCGAAGACACAGAAGAGACTCTTATGCGAAAAGTGCGTCTCGCAACAATTTTAGGGACTTATCAGTCTTCTCTTACCAACTTTCCTTATCTGTCTAAAGAGTGGAAGAAAAACTGTGAAGAAGAGCGTTTGCTCGGAGTATCTCTCACAGGACAGTGGGATTCAGAAGCCGCGCGCGATCCCAAAATTCTTCCCAAACTTAAAGCCGAAGCCATAAGGGTTAATGAAGAGTATGCTAAAAAAATGAAAATAAATCCGTCTAGTGCGATAACATGTGTTAAGCCGTCTGGAACCGTTTCTCAGCTTGTAGATTCAGCCAGTGGTATGCATGCCAGGCATTCAGAATACTATATTCGCCGCGTTAGAATATCTGCAACTGACCCGCTTTTTCATATGCTTCGCGACCAGAAGTTTCCTCATAAGCCCGAGATTGGACAGGATCCCGAAACCGCAACTACTTTTGTTCTTGAGTTTCCGGTTAAAGCTCCTGACAACGCGATAACAAGCGGACAGCTTACAGCATTAGATCAGCTTAAGCACTGGAAGAGTATAAAGGAAAACTTTACAGAACATAACCCATCGGTAACAGTTTCTCTTAATGACGAGGAGTGGATACACACAGCCCACTGGCTTTATGAAAATTGGGACATACTTGGGGGATTAAGCTTCCTTCCGAGGAATGACCACCACTATGCCTTAGCACCATATGAAGAAATTACAAAAGAGCAGTACGAAGAGATGGCGGCCTCAATGCCCGATGTGGACTTTGCCCAAATTGTGGGATATGAGCGTGATGACAACACCGAAGGTGCAAAGGAGCTTGCATGTGTTGGTGGGGTTTGCGAGATAGAGGAGATGACAGGTCCGGCGGACACGGTGGCACACGACCACGAAGAATCCCGCGAAACTGCTTAATAAATTAAAAAATCTCAACAAAAATACACCGTTAGCGGTGTATTTTTGTTTAAGGTTGCAATAGGTGAACCTAATGTGGTTAGCATTAGGGTTGAATGTTGTTGTTTGATATAATGTAAGTATATATTATGAAAAAAAGAATTTTAGAACTCATTATTTCATTGACTTTTGTGGTTGTATCTACTGCAATAGTTTACAGTTTTCTTGTAGGTATACCTGAATTTTGGGATGCACAGTTTTTTTGGAGCGTTGCTTTGGCTATTGGCTGGGTTGTGGTTTAATCTGGATATTATAATCAGGGCTGGCTTGTACGCAAAGGAAAAAGCGCTGAAAATGTTTCCATTGTTTTACCTGTCGCGGTTTTTACAATATAGTGCATTTTGTTTATAAAAGGCATATATTATGAAGATTGGTCGTTATTATGGGGAGCTTTGGTTGTAAATTCCAGTGTTGTATTTAGTCTATACCAGATAGCTAAGGCTCGTGGGTTTTTGGATATAATTTTAAAAAGGTCGAAAAGCAGGAAAATTTAAAAAATAAAAAATACTAATTATGCGTCTTAAAAACAAAGTAGCAATTGTAACCGGTGCTTCATCGGGAATAGGTCGCGCCATAGCCGAGAGTTTTGTTGCAAACGGGGCTAGTGTTGTGTTTTCGGATATAAATGAACCAGACTACGATGTGAAAGAAAAGTTTGGTGAAAAGGCAGTTTTTTTCAAATGCGATGTCTCTGATTACTCGCAGGTTGAAGAACTTGTAAAAACCGCGATAGAAGAATTTTCCGGTCTGCACATTATGGTAAATAACGCAGGTATAGGGACCGTTGGAGGTATACTTGATGCCACTAAAGAAGACTGGCAAAAGACGGTAGATATAAACATGTCAGGAGTTTTTTATGGGATGAAATTAGCGGCACAGTACATGAAAGACAATGGTATCGAGGGCAGTATTGTGAATATGAGTTCTATTTTAGGTAAAGTTGGTTTTCAGGGGGCTGTTTCATACTGTGCTTCTAAAGGAGGTGTTGTACAGTTGACCCATGCGGGAGCATTGGATTTGGCTCCGTATAAAGTAAGGGTAAACGCTATAGCACCAGGGTTTATTAAAACAAAGATGACAGATCCTATGTTGACTAATGAAGATTTTAACAACCTGGTCGTCACTTCAACACCACTTGGACATGTGGGGGAACCTCAAGATATAGCGAACGCAGCAATTTATTTAGCTTCCGATGAGGCAAAATACGTAACAGGAGAGATAATATATGTAGATGGCGGGTGGACCGCAAAGTAAACGTTTAAAAAAATCGACTCACGCCCATGAGTCGATTTTTTTAATTAACTCATGCTCGTGAGTCGATTTTAAAAAATTAACTCATCATGTTGATGGGTTTTTGTTATTCTGGTAGTATGTCGGGGATGTTGAAGGGGTTGGACAAACTGCTTACTCCCGCGAATGCGCTTGTGTTTGTTTGTGCGTGCGTTATTTTGGGTGCGGGTATTTTTTATAAAGTTCCTCAAGCCCCATCAATTGGAGAATATAATGTTGAGGTTGAAGGAAAGATTGTGGAATACCCCGATGTTCGCGCGGATAAAACAATTTTAGTAATCCAGCCCACAAAAGGAGGGTCTGACCTTCCTTTGGGGCGGGTGCGGGTTTCTGCGGATAATTTGCGTGAGTTTTCATATGGCGAATATATAATTGCGCGGGGCACAATAAAAGAACCCGAAAATTTCGCGGACTTTAACTGGCGCGGGTATTTGGCAAAAGAGAGTGTGCAGTATGTAATGTATTACCCCGAGATTCAAAAGACAGGCAAGGTTGAAAAAGGACACCTACATTACGCGGCAGATTTGCGTTCAAAACTGCAGACAGGTTTAGATAACACGCTTTTGCCTCCGCATAACTCTCTTTATTCTGCAATGTTGCTTGCAAACAAAAGCGGTCTTTCGCAAGAACAAAAAGACAGTTTAGCCTCTGCGGGCTTAAGCCATATTGTTGCAATAAGCGGAATGCATATTGCTTTTATTTTGTTTATGGCTTTAGGAGCCTTTTTGGTGGCGGGCATGTGGCGACAGCAGGCAAATGTTTTGGCGCTTTTGTTTATAACCGGTTATATAGTTATGATAGGTGCGCCCGCTTCAGCTGTGCGTGCGGGTATTATGGCGGGCGTTTTAATTTTAGGGCAGCTTATAGGACGCCCCAGTTTCTCATGGCGCGCGCTTTTGTTTGCAGGCGCCTTGATGGTTTTATTTAATCCGTATATCGTGCGTTACGATATTGGTTTTCAGCTTTCGTTTCTTGCAGTCCTGGGAATAATACTATTTTTTAGGCGTATTGAGGTATTTCTCAGAAGCGTGCAAAAGAGAGTTGCTGAGTTTGTTTTGCGCGCGCCTGCCACAAAAGATAATATTGCCGCAACATATGCCGCGGAAAATAAATTTGGGTTCATCTCTATTTTGGCCGTGACACTTTCCGCGCAAGCTCTTACATTTCCCTTGATAATTTACAATTTCGGCAGTTTTTCTTTGGCATCACCCGCGACAAATTTGCTGGTCGTGCCGTTATTGCCCGCAGTTTTGGTTTCAGGATTTATATCTGCCTTTGGGGGTATGGTCGGGGGAGTTACAGCTTCGGTATTAGCCGCCCCCGCATGGATATTTTCGGAATATATTTGGTTTATTATTTCAACCTTTAGTTAAGTGGATAATTTTAAAGTGAAAATTTTTTCTAAAAAACAAAAATATATTCTCTGGGGGTTTTTGGGTGTAGCTGTCCTGTCTTTAAGTTTGGCATATATTTCAATACCGAGCGGGGCGCTTGAGGTACATTTTTTGGATGTAGGGCAGGGGGATGCTGTTTTCATAGAAACACCCTCGGGTCGGCAAATACTAATAGATAGCGGGCGCCCTGATTCGCCAATTCTGGAACGCCTCTCTAACTACATGCCGTTTTATGACAGAGATATAGATATCGTCGTGGCCACTCACATGGACGCGGATCACATAGGTGGGTTAGTGCATGTGCTTGAAAATTTTGAGGTGGATATGATGCTGGTTAATTCCGGTGATTTTACTAAACCCCTGAGTGAAAAATTATTTAAAATAGCTAAGGAAAAGAATATCCCTATAATACAGGCAGGTGTGGGGGATAAATTCACGCTTGATGAGGAGGTGTTTATGTATACCTTGCATCCTTCTTCGGGGTTTTTGAATAAAGACGAGAACGAAGCATCTC
This window harbors:
- the ftsA gene encoding cell division protein FtsA, producing the protein MAREHIICGIDIGSRYIYTVIASFSNDVPLPQIMGMGRARSAGIRKGMISDSEDAIVSISKSVKEAEKMAGVSIGSAYVSIGGNHITSMPSRGVVAVSRADGEISGEDVERVKTAAATVTLPQNREILHNIPREFILDNESGLRDVNGMKGLRLEADTLIIAGSTAHIKNITKCVNDAGVDVDGFVLAPIAAAEAVLSKRQKDLGVLCLNIGAGTTELAVFEEGNLIYANILPLGGDNITNDLAIGLRINVDVAERLKREYGMALASEIPKRDTIDLSQYDPNETEAVNRKAVVEIIEARLFEIFDMVNKELSSIGKEAFLPGGVVLTGGSAKIPHIVESCKMKLRLPVQIGFPRDVEGVTTSMDDPSYAAVLGLIFHGYEEGEYTARSFSGPGTASFARAGSKVKKWMRSLLP
- the ftsZ gene encoding cell division protein FtsZ; protein product: MAQIKPDIETFAKIKVVGVGGSGCNAISRMIDSKIEGVEFVAINTDAQALHHSNAPLKINIGKNLTRGLGAGMNPEIGRQAAEENRDEIQDAVKGADMVFVTCGMGGGTGTGASAVIAEAARDSGALTVATVTRPFSFEGAQRARIAEEGLSKLKEHVDTLIVINNDRLLQVIDRKTSLINAFGTVDDVLRQGVQGISDLVIQPGLVNVDFADIRAIMSEAGSALMGIGLASGEERAMEAARAAISSPLLDIAIDGARGVLFSVAGGEDLAMSEINDAAKIITDSINPDARVIFGAVIDDKLKKGTLKVTVIATGFSDMPVSNTEELDFSAVTARTASFKKDEIEDEAVAEKVKVNREDDFPKLATKNNKEEKSAVDGDDDKEEDWDIPTFIRKKMK
- a CDS encoding ATP cone domain-containing protein gives rise to the protein MARIPFTTPFKRVRKRDGRVVEWEQSRITSAIRKAMTKMEEGNPQKDSERISDKVVQLLVKKYPSKQVLTIEEIQDVVEDALILMEFPKTAKEYIVYRRERAKVRESQRHVPEHVQKKAAESKKYFKNKLGEFIYYRTYSRWIEDEGRRETWSETVDRYVDFMRENISNALSEEEYAEVREAILKQEVMPSMRLMWGAGDAARKTNVTGYNCSYIAPNRLEDFAEIMYLSMCGTGVGFSAESKNVQQLPIIKPQTGDKLKTHVIKDSKEGWGDALTLALKTWYDGKDIDFDYSQLRPAGARLLTMGGRSSGPEPLKNLMEFSREKILEKQGKRLTNLDVHDIICKIGEVVVAGGVRRSALISISDLDDKEMRHAKEGKFYMFEPQRQMANNSAAYNKKPTTTEFMEEWLALAKSGTGERGIFNRAGLKHQMPERRWKITAPHWADMGTNPCGEINLRSKQFCNLSEVVCRSEDTEETLMRKVRLATILGTYQSSLTNFPYLSKEWKKNCEEERLLGVSLTGQWDSEAARDPKILPKLKAEAIRVNEEYAKKMKINPSSAITCVKPSGTVSQLVDSASGMHARHSEYYIRRVRISATDPLFHMLRDQKFPHKPEIGQDPETATTFVLEFPVKAPDNAITSGQLTALDQLKHWKSIKENFTEHNPSVTVSLNDEEWIHTAHWLYENWDILGGLSFLPRNDHHYALAPYEEITKEQYEEMAASMPDVDFAQIVGYERDDNTEGAKELACVGGVCEIEEMTGPADTVAHDHEESRETA
- a CDS encoding SDR family NAD(P)-dependent oxidoreductase: MRLKNKVAIVTGASSGIGRAIAESFVANGASVVFSDINEPDYDVKEKFGEKAVFFKCDVSDYSQVEELVKTAIEEFSGLHIMVNNAGIGTVGGILDATKEDWQKTVDINMSGVFYGMKLAAQYMKDNGIEGSIVNMSSILGKVGFQGAVSYCASKGGVVQLTHAGALDLAPYKVRVNAIAPGFIKTKMTDPMLTNEDFNNLVVTSTPLGHVGEPQDIANAAIYLASDEAKYVTGEIIYVDGGWTAK